The genomic DNA GCGGGCCTACAAAATCTCGGTCGATGACGTGATGAAATCCATTGGCGACCAGAGCGTGATTGGCTCGCCGGGCCGCATCGGGCGCTCGGACGGGGGCCGCGCCGAGGCGCTGGAGTACGTGCTCTCGTATAAGGGCCGCTTCAACGACGCGGACGAATACAAAAACATTGTGCTGCGGGCCAACGCGAACGGAGAAATGCTGCGCCTCAAGGACGTGGCCAACGTGGAGCTGGGTAGCGAATTCTACGATATCTACTCTAACCTCGATGGGTACCCGTCGGCGGCAATGGTGCTTAAGCAAACCTATGGCTCAAACGCCAGCGACGTAATCGCGCAGGTGAAAGCCAAGCTGGAGGAGATGAAGAAAACGTCGTTTCCGCCCGGCATGGACTACAAAATCAGTTACGACGTGTCGAACTTCCTCGATGCTTCGACTGAGAACGTGATTCATACCCTGCGCGACGCTTTTATTCTGGTGGCGCTGGTGGTGTTCCTGTTTCTGGGCGACTGGCGCTCCACGCTTATCCCGATTATTGCCGTGCCGGTTTCGCTCATTGGGGCGTTTGCGGCCATGCAGGCGTTTGGGCTGACTATCAACATGATTACGCTCTTTGCGCTGGTGCTTGCTATTGGCATCGTGGTGGATAACGCCATTGTGGTGGTAGAAGCCGTGCACGTAAAGATGGAAGAGAAGCACCTGTCGCCCTTCGGGGCGGTGCAGGAAGTGGTGGGCGAAATCAGCGGCGCTATTATCGCCATCACCATCCTGATGACGGCCGTGTTCGTGCCGGTGGCCTTCATGAGCGGTCCGGTGGGTATTTTCTACCGGCAGTTCTCCATTACGATGGCCACGGCCATTATCATTTCGGGGGTAGTAGCGCTCACGCTCACGCCGGTGCTCTGCGCCATGCTGCTGAAAAACACCCACGGCCAGCCCCGCTCCAAAAACCCCCTCAACCGCTTCCTCGACTGGTTTAACCGCGGCTTCGACCGCCTCACCAAGAGCTACACTGGTCTGCTGCAAAAGGTGGTGGACAAGCGCCTCGTGACGCTGGCGATGCTGGGGGCCTTCCTAGCGGGCATCTACTTCATCTCCCTCAATCTCCCTACCGGCTTTATTCCGAGCGAAGACCAGGGGATGCTGTACGCCATTGTGCAAACGCCGCCCGGCTCGACGCTGGAACGCACCTACGCCATTTCGGAAAGGTTGCAGCAGTTGGCCAAGGACGTGCCGGGCATCCAGAGTATTTCGACGCTGGCGGGCTACGAGGTGCTCACCGAAGGCCGCGGCTCCAACGCGGGTACTTGCTTGATTAACCTCAAGCCCTGGTCCGAGCGCAAGGAATCTATCCACGACGTGGTGGCGGCCCTGGAAATCAAGGCGAAGGAGATACCGGGAGCCAACATTGAATTCTTTGAGCCGCCGGCGGTGCCGGGCTACGGCGCGGCGGGTGGTTTCCAGTTGCAATTGCTGGATAAAACCAACACCGGCGACTACAAAGCACTCGAAAAAGTAAACAACGAGTTCCTGGCCAACCTCAAGAAGCGCAAGGAGCTGGCGGGCCTCTTCACCTTCTACTCGGCCAAATACCCGCAGTACGAGCTGGAGATTGACAACGACCTGGCCATGCAGAAAGGCGTGGACATTGGCAACGCCATGAATACGCTCAGCATCATGATTGGCTCGACTTACGAGCAGGGCTTCATCAAGTACCAGCGCTTCTTTAAGGTGTATGTGCAGGCCGCGCCCCAATACCGCCGCTTGCCGGAGGACGTGCTGAACATGTGGGCCAAAAACGACAAGGGCGAAATGGTGCCGTTCTCGGCCTTCATGAAAATCGTGAAGACCCAGGGTGCCAACGAGATTAACCGTTACAATATGTACACTACCGGCTCCATCCGGGGCGATGCCGCCCAGGGCTACAGCTCGGGCGAGGCCATTAAGGCGGTGCAGGAAGTGGCGGCCAAAACCCTGCCGCGCGGCTACGACATCGACTGGGGCGGCCTCTCGAAAGACGAGGTGGGCCGGGGCAACGAGGCAGTAGTTATTTTCCTCATCGTGCTGGCCTTCGTGTACCTGGTACTCGCCGCGCAGTACGAGAGCTTCCTGCTGCCGCTGGTCGTTATCCTGTCGCTGCCCACGGGTGTGTTCGGTTCCTTCCTGCTGCTCAAAACGATGGGCTTGGCCAACAACATCTACGCCCAGGTGGGGCTGGTGATGCTGGTAGGTCTGCTGGGCAAAAACGCGGTGCTTATCGTGGAAGTCGCCGTGCAGAATCACGAGCGCGGCATGTCAATACGCGACGCGGCCATTGAGGGTGCCCGCGCCCGATTCCGCCCGATTCTGATGACCTCCTTTGCTTTCATTGCGGGTCTGATTCCGCTAGTGCTGGCCACCGGCGCGGGGGCCAATGGCAACCGCACCATCGGCACGGCGGCGCTGGGCGGGATGCTGTTCGGCACCGTGTTCGGGGTAATTATTATCCCTGGCCTGTACTTCCTGTTCGGCACCATTGGCGCGGGCCGCAAGCTGATTGACGATGAAAACGAATATCCGATAAGCGAGGGTTTGGAACCGCGTGTATTAGTTGAAGAAGAATTGGAAGCTCATGCTTAAGAGACGAATTTATCAAGGCCTGACCACGGCCAGCCTGGCACTGGCCGTGGCCGGCTGCAAACTGCCCACGCTGGTGCAGCGCAACGTGAACCGCACGGTGCCCGCCACTTATAACGGCAGCACGCAGGACACCATTAGCACGGCCCGGATGCGCTGGAAGGAGTTTTTTACCGACCCCGACCTGGCCGCGCTCATCGACACGGCCCTGCAGCACAACCAGGAGCTGAACATTACGCTCCAGGAAATTCAGATTGCCCGCAACGAAATTCAGGTTCGCAAGGGGGAGTATCTGCCTTTCCTATCGCTGGGCGCGCAAGCGGCAGCCGAAAAGCCGGGCCGCTACACCCTGCAAGGTGCCACGGAAGATGCCATCAATATTCAGCCCGACCACGCCACGCCTACCCCCCTGGCCAACTACCAGCTGGGCGCGTTCGCGAGCTGGGAGGTCGATATCTGGCACAAGCTGCGCAATTCGCGCAAGTCGGCGGCCACCCGCTACCTGGCTTCCGTGGAGGGCAAAAACTTCATGGTGACCAACCTGATTTCCGAGATTGCCAATTCGTACTACGAGCTGCTGGCCCTCGACAATCAGTTGCTTATCCTAAAGCAAAGCATTGAGATTCAGGAGAATGCCCTGCGCATCGTGCGGGAAGAAAAGGAAGCAGCCCGCGTGACGGAGCTAGCGGTAAAACGCTTCGAGGCCCAGGTCCAGAACTCCATCAGCCTGCAATACAAGACGCAGCAGCGCATTGTGGAGACTGAAAACCAGATTAACTTTTTAATGGGCCGGTTTCCGCGGCCCATTACCCGCGACGACCAGGCTTTTGCGGGCCTGGTGCCGACGACCATTCAGGCTGGTGTGCCCGCGCAGCTGCTCAGCAACCGCCCCGATATCCGGCAGGCCGAGCAAAACCTGGTGGCCGCCAAGCTGGACGTGCAGATAGCGCGCGCCAATTTTTACCCGTCGCTGGGCATTTCCGGGGGGGTAGGGTTTGAGGCATTTAAGCCCGGCCTGCTGTTCACCACGCCCGAGTCGATACTCTATAACCTGGCCGGTGATTTATCCGCGCCGTTGATTAATCGCAACGGCATCAAAGCCCTGTACGTCACGGCCAATGCTTTGCAGCTCCAGGCGGTGTACAACTACGAGCGCACCGTGCTGAACGCGTACATAGAGGTGTCTAACCAACTGTCGAACATCAACAACCTGCAAAGCAGCTACGACGCGAAGCTGAAAGAAGTACAGGCCCTCAACCAGTCTATCCGTATTTCTAATAGCCTCTTCAAAGCCGTGCGGGCCGACTACACGGAGGTGCTTTTCACGCAGCGCGACGCGCTGACCTCGAAATTTGACCTGACCGAAACCAAGATGCAGCAGCTCAATGCCACGGTGAACATCTACCGCGCGCTGGGCGGCGGCTGGAATTGATAAGGATTCTGGTTTGGATTAGCCGAAATTTGGAACGAGCGCCCTCCTGAGTATCCCCCAGGAGGGCGCTCGTTTTATAGGTAGGGTGCGGGGCTTGCCCCCGCCCGTCGTTGAACAATGAGCGCTGGTTACGTGCAGCGACGGGCGGGGGCAAGTCCCGCGCCCTACCCCCGGTCGCTCACCTTCACTTGCCAGAAAGTGTTCTATTGGTTAAAAAAGTGGGTAAATAAGGCCCCCTTGCCCATAGCTGAAGTACCAAAGCTAAATCGTTGTCTGCTTGCTGGTTTAGTTAGCGGTATCCTTATGGTTAAATGCTGGCCGTCGAGATTACTTTCGCCAATCCGCGTATTTGCTGTCACATACGGGGGTAGTAAATCCGTAAGCAATGTGCCTGGGTAAGGTATATTGCGCAGTTTAGCCAACTGTAGAAAGCATGAAATCTTTTGATAGTGATAGTGAAGTGCACCGTCGCCGCATTGTGGCGCGCGCCGTGGCCGTGACGGCCAACACGGCCCTGGCCCCCCGGCGCTACGAGCGGCAGCTGCTGGACCGCTACCAACAAGGCGAACTCACTATTGACCAGGTTATTAACCTGCTGGATATCAGTACGTATCAGGTGCTTTATCATAGCGTGGCTGTGCGGCCATTTACTGAGGCCGAGCTGCATACCTTACTCAAAAATGCCCATAGCTTCAACGTTCGGCAAGGCGTCACGGGCATTTTGCTCTACAGCGATAGCCGGTTCGTGCAGCTGCTGGAAGGCGATGAGCAGTCGGTGCGCAAGCTCTACGACCGCATTCAGCAAGACCCCCGGCACACCCAGGTAGTAACCGTGAGCGAAGGGCCGGGGCCGTGCCGGCGGTTTGCCGACTGGAGCATGGGCTTTGGGCGGGTGGCGGGGCCCGAAATGGCCGAAGCCCTCGACACGGTGCTGGGGCAGGGGGTAGCGCCGGCGCCGGAAGTAGCCGAGCCCTACTTGCTGGCGCTGCTGCAGGCGTTCGGCGTGGACCCGGCTGCTCTGCCAAGTCCCGGGAAGTAGCTGTAACGCGCCGGTCAGCTGGTCGATGAAGGGATGCTGCGGGGGGAATGCAAGCGCGCACGTGCAACTTGCCGCCTCGGGGACTACCCGATATCACCAACGCTATGCAACTCGAATTACAAAATCTAACCAGGTCCTTTGGCCCTAAAACCGTGTTGCGCGCCGTGAGCCTGACCGCCCACACCGGCTACTGCGTGGGCGTGGTGGGCCGCAACGGCGCGGGCAAAAGCACGTTGTTCAACCTGTTGGCCAACACCTTGCTACCCAACGGCGGCCGCTTGCTGCTCGATGGCCAGCCGCTGGGCGAGACGTTTCCCGTGGCGGTGAAGCGGCGGATGGGCGCGCTGGTCAACCAGGCCTACCTCGTCGAGCAGCTCACGGCTGGGGAATACCTGCAATTCGTGGCCCGCATCTACGAGCTGCCCGCCGCCCAGGCGCGCATCGACAGCTTGCTGACGCACTTGCTGGAAGACTACGCGGCCGTGCGCCACAAGCGCCTTGGCACGTTTTCGACCGGCATGAAGCAGAAAGTAGCCGTGGCCTCGTGCCTGCTGCACCGGCCCGAGCTGCTTATTCTGGATGAGCCCTTCAATGGCCTCGACGTGTTTGCGGCCGAGAGTCTGTTGGCGCTGCTGGCCAGCTACCGGCCGCAGGCCATCACGTTTGTGTCGTCGCACAACCTGGCCCACATCGAAAAAATCGCTACCCACCTGCTGGTTATCGATGACAGCGAGGTCAAATACTGGGGCACGCTGGACGAGTTCCGGCACGGCCAGCGCACCCTGCTTGACGAGGCGCTGCTGCGCCTGCTGCACCCTACCCCCACTGGCCCCACCCAAGACCTGACATGGCTCACCAACCAGCGCTAGGCCCCCGTTTGGGCCATTTTTTGCCCTACCTGCTGCGCTGCCGCCTGCGCGCCGTGCTGTGGGCCGATGATGGCGGCGAGCGCGCTATCACGCTGCTGCTGCTCGCGCTCATGCTGGCCTACGGTGCCGGCCTGGGCTATATGCTGAATCACCAGACGGCCGGCCCGCGCCATTTTTTGCCCGAGATGCTGGTTGGCCTCAACGCACTGTGGCTGGTGTCGGCGCTGCTCATCGACTTCTTCCCGTCCCTGCGGCCGGTGGTGCGCACCGTGCCCGAGCACTTTCCGGTATCGGCCCGGCTGAACGTGGTGACGGCCTTTCTGCTCGATTTGCTCACACTGCGCCGGGTGTTGGTAGTGGCCGTGCTGCTGGCCGCGCTGGCCGTGGCTCCGCGCCACGCGCTGGTGCCGGGCTTCAGCCTGCTGCTGGTGCTGGGGGCCAGCATGCTCAGCTTCAACGTGCGGCTGCTGGTGGCGCTGCGTCGCTGGCGGCACCCGCTGCTGCTGGCCCACCTCGCCAGCCTGGGCCTGATGCTGGCGTGGCTGGCCTGGCCCACCGCCCCCCACCACCAGGCGCTAGGGGTGGGCATGGCTCTGCTGCCCTGGCTGCTGGGCGCGGCGCAGCTCTACTGGCTCGGCCCGTATTTCAGCGCCCGCTATCTGCCCGCCGAGACCGAAGCTCCCGCTGCCCAAACCCTAAGCCGCCTACCCCTGGTCTGGAAAGTATATGGCCGCAAAACCTGGCTGCCCCTGCTAATAGGACAGGTGCTCAAAGCCTTGCTGTTTATTATCACCGGGTTATACCTCGTGGAGAAAGGCAAGCTGGTCACTAATTCGTTTTTCTACCTAGTTCTGGTGCCCAGCGTTAACTTCACCTATGTCAATAATAACCTATTTGGCTTCCTGCGCGAGCTGACGGCCAACGAGTTGCTGCGGCTGGGCCTCACGCCGCGCCTGCCGCGGCTCTACTTGCAGCTGGCCGGCCCGGTGGTGCTGGTCGAGTGCCTGGGCACGGCGCTGGGGCTGCTGCTGCTGTTTCCGGCTTCTTTCTGGCCGCTATTGTGGCTGTTGCCGCTGGGCGCGGCGGCGCAGCTCAGCGTGGGCTGGTGGGGTAGTCTCTACCAGGCCAAGGCGGTAATCAGGATGGTTGATTTCGTGAACATGCGCAACAACGTTTCTACCCTCATGAGCTTTTGCACGCTTGGCGTGGCGGCCGGGCTATATTTTCTGCCGTGGTGGTGGGCGCGTATAGCGCTGGCGGCCGTGGTCACGGCGTCGGCCATTCTGCCGCTGCGCGCCGTGTGGCGCAACGATGGTGCCCTGCGCCGCCGCCTCTGGCGCGGCATCGGTGCCTGGTAAGCGGGCCGTCGACAGGGGGGGTAGGGGCCCGTGGCTACGGCCGCTCCAGGCCGCCCAGCAGCACCGTGAGGATGTTGCTTTCCAGTTCTTCGGCCGTCAGGCCGCGGCCGGGGCGATACCACAGCTCTACCCAGCGCACTGCCGACAGCACCGTAAACAGCGCCACCGACACATTCACCGGCCGAAATTCGCCCGCCGCGATGCCCGCCTCAATCAGCGCGGCAAACCCCTTTTCGTAGGTCTTGCGCGCCTGCTTAAACTCGGTGAGACGCGGCTCGGGCAGGTATTTCCAGTCGTGGTTGGCCACCGATACCGCCGCGCCGTCCTCCACCATCAGGCGAATGTGTAGCTGCACCAGCGCCTTTATTTTCTCTCCGTACGGAATAGCTTGCTCAGCAGTCTCCCGCAGCTGCGAAATATAGGAATCCGAAATGCGGAAGCAGATGGTATCCAGCAGCTCGTCTTTCGACTTGATATGGTTGTACATGCTCGCCGCTTCCATGCCCACCTGCCCGGCCAGGTCGCGCATGGAGGTGCCGCCGTAGCCCCGGTCTTTGAAAAGCTTGGCCGCTTCGGTCAGGATAAGCTCGCGCTTAACCGATTTTTTCGTTTTGAGCATGGCGGGTGGGAAGAGAGGGGTAGCAATCGCAAAGCTACTCTTTCCCGCGCCAACCTAACTACCGTTCGTTATTAGTTCCGGGGAGTTTGCTCGTCCGCCGGGCCGCTCACCATGCGCGACACCAGGCCGTGGTCACCCGTCACTTCCGCCCACACTACCCCCCCCACGTGCAGCACGATGTAGCCGATAATTAAATACATCGTCACGTTGTGAATCTCTTTGGCCGTGTGCTCGATGCTGTGTAAAAACGGCATATCATCGCTAAAGACCATGATGAGACCCGTGGTGACCATAATGGTAATAAATAAATAGAACGCCGCATAAGTAAGCTTGGCCAGCAGGGCCTCGCGGGCGTCGGCATGCTCGGCGGGGGCGGCCAGCCGGTAGCGCCGGGCCGCCGCCATCAGCCGCGCCCCAAAGCGCCGGCCGGCCGGGTCAAGCGCCTGCATCACCGTCCAGAACAGCCAGAAAGACGCCAGCGTCAGACCAATCCACACGTGCCAGGTCCAGATGCGCTCGCTTATTACGTGTGCCAGCGCGCGGCCCTGCTGCTGCGTCAGGCTACCCCCGCTCTTGGTAATGGCCGCCTGAAACTCCGGCACCGCGCTCCGGGCATTCACAATAACCATCTGAAAAAGAATGGTTAAGAGCTGGCCCGACACCAGCGTGGCATTGGCCCAGTGCCAGATGCGCATTCCCCTGGAATAGTCGTGGGTGGCAGTGGCGGGAGGAGCAGTAGCGGTTTGCATAAGAGGGTAGGGGAAGCTTTAGCTCGCTGGCTTTGGTGAAAAAATTAAAAAATACGAATCAAAAAAACCAGGCGCTGGGCTTTCAGCTTTTGGTTTATCCTCTTCCATTCCTATTGCTTCGCATCAACTCGAAAATCACCCCAAATAACAACGCTATCGACTGATTTTCCTCAGCCCGGCAAGCTGAGGCTTACCGCACGCTCTGCGGCCACCGCGGCCGGGCGGGTGCGGCCGGGGTAGGCCAGCAGCGCTTGTTCGAGGCAGGTGAGGGCCGCGTCGAGGTCGCGCAGATTCAGAATGTAGGCCAGGCGCACCTGCCGCGCGCCCAGGCCGGGCGTCTGGTAAAAGCCACTGGCCGGCGAGAGCATCAACGTCTCGTTCTGGTAGCTGAAACTGGTCAGCAGCCACTCGCCAAAGCGCTCGGCGTCGTCCACGGGCAGCTCGGCCATCACGTAGAACGCGCCGCCCGGCCTGGGGCACCGCACGCCCGGCATGGCCTGCAAGCGGCGCACCGTGAGGTCGCGCCGGGCCTGATACTCGGCCCGGTTCTCATCAAAGTAGCTTTCGGGCAGCGCCACGGCGGCCTCGCCCAGCAGCATGCCCAGGCCGGGCGGACTGATGCGCATCTGGGCAAAGTGGAAAGCCGTTTGGAACACGGTCGCGTTGCGCGTCACCAGCGAGCCCACCCGCGCCCCGCAGGCGCTGTAGCGCTTCGAAATCGTGTCCAGCACCACCACGTGGTCCGCGCCACCCGCCAGATTGAGCGCGCTCGTGGCGCGCGCCCCGTCGTAGCAATATTCCCGGTAAGCCTCATCCGAGAGCAGAAAAAGCTGGTGGCGCTGGCAAATACGCAGCAGGCCTTCCAGCTCGGCGCGACTATATACGTGGCCGGTGGGGTTGCTGGGGTTGCAGAGCAGAATTGCCTTGGTGCGCGGCGTAATCACGGCTTCGAAGGCCGCCAGGGGGGGTAGGGCAAAGCCGTTGTCGATGGTAGCCGTCACGGGCACGATAGTGACGCCTGCCGCGATGGCAAAGGCCGTGTAGGCCCCATAAAATGGCTCAGGCACCACCAGCTCGTCGCCGGGGTTCAGGCAGGTGAGCAGCGCAAACAAGATGGCCTCGCTGCCGGCCGTCGTCACCAGTATCTCTTCCGTATCAACTTCAATATCAGCGCGGTGGTAGTAGGCCCGCAGCTTCTGGCGGTAGCTGTCGGTGCCCGCCCCGTGGCTGTAGGCCAGCACCCGAATGTCGGCCTGGCGCACGGCTTCAAACAAGCTGGGGGGGGTAGCGATATCGGGCTGGCCAATGTTGAGGTGATACACGTGCTTGCCCTGTTGCTTGGCGGCCTCGGCAAAGGGCGCTAATTTGCGAAAGGGTGAGGCTGGCATATTTTGCCCGCGTTGCGATACGGATAATGACATAACTTACAGAAAGTTGTAAAAATAGCGTAAGAAAAAGTCCCGGCCGATTTTTCGGCCGGGACAGTTGCGGAGAGCGAGTAAAATTAGCCGTTACGCTTATTTAGCTCGTCGCGAATCTTGGCGGCTTTTTCGTAGTCTTCTTTTTCGAGCGCCTGGGCCAGCATCTTGGTTAGCTCATCGAGTGAAACCTGCCCGCTGGGCTCGGCGGCGCGGGGCGCGGGGCGGGCCGCCTCGTCAGTGCCTTCCTCGTCGTCGTCGTCGTCGCGGTCGTCGTCATCCTCCTCGCCGGCCTCGTCGAGGTCCGAAAGAATGATGCCGGCCTCGCTCAGCACGCTTTCCACCGTGAAAATGGGCACGCCAAAGCGCAGGCCAATGGCAATGGCGTCGGAAGGCCGCGCGTCAATCTCAAACGTGGTGGCCCCGTCGGAGCACACGATGCGCGAGTAAAAAACGCCTTCTTTAAGGTCGGAGATAACCACTTCCAGAATGGCCACGTGCACATGTTCGGCGAAAGCCTTGAACAGGTCGTGCGTGAGGGGCCGGTTGGGACTGATTTTTTCAATCTGAATGGCAATGCTCTGCGCCTCAAACATGCCGATAATGATAGGCAGACGGCGGTTGCCGTGCTTTTCACCCAGAATAAGGGCGAACGAGCCGGACTGTGATTGCGAAGAGGAGAGGCCCAGAATTTCGAGCGGGATTTTTTTCAAGGGTCGCGGGGGGCGTTTCGGGTCCTGGAAACGGATAATGGGTAGTCTTTACGACAAATAAAGCAACAACGGCCGGAAATAGCTTACTAAACGCGGCGTTATTGGTTGAAAAAGCACAAAAAAACGTCATGCGGTGGGTGCCGCATGACGTTGATAGTAAAAGCAATAGCTGGCAGCGGCGCCAGCGCTCACCTAGCCGAGTTCTTTTACGGCCGCCGTCAGCTTGGGCAGCACGTCAAACACGTCGCCCACGATGCCGTAGTCGGCTGCCTTAAAGAACGGCGCTTCCGGGTCTTTGTTAATCACCACAATCACCTTCGACGAGTTGACGCCCGCCAGGTGCTGAATGGCCCCCGAAATGCCGCAGGCAATGTAGAGGTTGGGCGAAACCGTGATGCCCGTCTGGCCCACGTGCTCGTGGTGGGGGCGCCAGTCCACGTCGCTTACTGGCTTCGAGCAGGCCGTGGCCGCGTGCAGCGCTTTGGCCAGGTCCTCAATAAGATGCCAGTTTTCGGGGCCTTTCATGCCCCTACCCCCCGACACGACCAACTCGGCTTCGGGCAGCAAAATGCCGCCGGCCTGGTCCTGCATCACCACCTGCTTGGGCGCGTCGGCAAAGTCGGCGTCGCTGAGCTGGGCGGCGAAAGCGACTACCTCGGCCGTTTTGCCGGCTTCGTGCTGCGCCTCAATGGAGTTCTTTTTCACGGCGATAATCTTGCGCTCGCCGGTCAGCACCACGTCCGAAAACGCTTTGCCCGAAAACGCGCCGCGCTTCACCGTAAACTGGCCGCCCTCGGTTTTGGGCAACTCGACCACGTTGGTGGCCAGCGAGGCTTGCAGCCGGATGGACAGCCGCGAGCCCACGGCCGCGCCGATGTTGCTGTTGGCCAGCACAATCACCTTGGCATCTTCCTGCTGGGCAGTAGCAGCAATGAGCTTGGTGTAGGCATTGTTCACGAAGTCCTTGAGGCGCGGCTCCTTGTCATAGAGCACCTTGGCGATGCCCTGCTCGCCAAGCTTGGCGAGGCTGGCATCGGAGGCTTCGCCCACGGCCACGGCGGTGGCGCTGGTGCCGAGCTGCGCGGCCAGCCGCGCGCCGTAGGTAGCCACTTCGAGCGAAGACTTTTTCACTTCGCCCTTATCGCATTCAACTACTACTAAAACTGACATATCGTTGAGTTATTTAGCTAAGAGGATATCTGTCATTGCGAGCCTGCGAAGCAATCGCACCAGAACGAAATCGTTCGAGCATCGTTTGGGTGCGATTGCTTCACAGGCTCGCAATGACAGCTGTTTTTATTACTTAAATGACTTTCGCTTCGTTGCGGAGCAGCTTAATCAGGTCGCCGGCGTTGGCGGCGTCGATGAGCTTCACGCCCAGCTTTTTGGGGGGTAGGGCAAACTCCGTAACCTCGGTGCGGGGCGCGCCGGCGGTGGCGGGCACCACTTTCAAGGGCTTGGTGCGGGCCGTCATAATGCCGCGCATGTTGGGGATGCGGGGCTCGCACATGGGCTGCTGGCACGAGGCCACGAAGGGGGTAGCAACCTGCACAATCTCCTTGCCGCCCTCAATCTCGCGCTCCAGCGTGGCGGTGTTGCCGCTCATATCCAGCTTCATAGCCGGGGCCACGGTCGGGATGCCGAGCAGCTCGCCCACCATGCCGTGCACCTGAAAGCCGTTGTAATCAATGCTTTCTTTACCCATCAGAATTACATCGTAGCTACCCTCCTTGGCGACGGCCGCGATTTGCTCGGCCACGAAAAAAGCATCCTTCGGCGCGGCGTTT from Hymenobacter psoromatis includes the following:
- a CDS encoding aspartate aminotransferase (catalyzes the formation of oxalozcetate and L-glutamate from L-aspartate and 2-oxoglutarate), with amino-acid sequence MSLSVSQRGQNMPASPFRKLAPFAEAAKQQGKHVYHLNIGQPDIATPPSLFEAVRQADIRVLAYSHGAGTDSYRQKLRAYYHRADIEVDTEEILVTTAGSEAILFALLTCLNPGDELVVPEPFYGAYTAFAIAAGVTIVPVTATIDNGFALPPLAAFEAVITPRTKAILLCNPSNPTGHVYSRAELEGLLRICQRHQLFLLSDEAYREYCYDGARATSALNLAGGADHVVVLDTISKRYSACGARVGSLVTRNATVFQTAFHFAQMRISPPGLGMLLGEAAVALPESYFDENRAEYQARRDLTVRRLQAMPGVRCPRPGGAFYVMAELPVDDAERFGEWLLTSFSYQNETLMLSPASGFYQTPGLGARQVRLAYILNLRDLDAALTCLEQALLAYPGRTRPAAVAAERAVSLSLPG
- a CDS encoding electron transfer flavoprotein subunit alpha — its product is MSVLVVVECDKGEVKKSSLEVATYGARLAAQLGTSATAVAVGEASDASLAKLGEQGIAKVLYDKEPRLKDFVNNAYTKLIAATAQQEDAKVIVLANSNIGAAVGSRLSIRLQASLATNVVELPKTEGGQFTVKRGAFSGKAFSDVVLTGERKIIAVKKNSIEAQHEAGKTAEVVAFAAQLSDADFADAPKQVVMQDQAGGILLPEAELVVSGGRGMKGPENWHLIEDLAKALHAATACSKPVSDVDWRPHHEHVGQTGITVSPNLYIACGISGAIQHLAGVNSSKVIVVINKDPEAPFFKAADYGIVGDVFDVLPKLTAAVKELG
- a CDS encoding electron transfer flavoprotein subunit alpha, whose protein sequence is MKFLVCISNVPDTTTKIAFTPDNKEFNKAGVQFVINPWDEYALTRAIELKEANAGSTVTVLNVGEADTEPNIRKALAIGADDAIRVNAAPKDAFFVAEQIAAVAKEGSYDVILMGKESIDYNGFQVHGMVGELLGIPTVAPAMKLDMSGNTATLEREIEGGKEIVQVATPFVASCQQPMCEPRIPNMRGIMTARTKPLKVVPATAGAPRTEVTEFALPPKKLGVKLIDAANAGDLIKLLRNEAKVI
- a CDS encoding RND transporter — protein: MLKRRIYQGLTTASLALAVAGCKLPTLVQRNVNRTVPATYNGSTQDTISTARMRWKEFFTDPDLAALIDTALQHNQELNITLQEIQIARNEIQVRKGEYLPFLSLGAQAAAEKPGRYTLQGATEDAINIQPDHATPTPLANYQLGAFASWEVDIWHKLRNSRKSAATRYLASVEGKNFMVTNLISEIANSYYELLALDNQLLILKQSIEIQENALRIVREEKEAARVTELAVKRFEAQVQNSISLQYKTQQRIVETENQINFLMGRFPRPITRDDQAFAGLVPTTIQAGVPAQLLSNRPDIRQAEQNLVAAKLDVQIARANFYPSLGISGGVGFEAFKPGLLFTTPESILYNLAGDLSAPLINRNGIKALYVTANALQLQAVYNYERTVLNAYIEVSNQLSNINNLQSSYDAKLKEVQALNQSIRISNSLFKAVRADYTEVLFTQRDALTSKFDLTETKMQQLNATVNIYRALGGGWN
- a CDS encoding multidrug transporter AcrB, producing the protein MFSKFIRRPVFAIVISIAIVLLGMLAIKTLPTSQFPEISPPMVMVSAAYPGASAKVLTESVLIPLEQAVNGVPGMKYMTSDAVSAGEANIQVVFNLGTNPDQAVVNVNTRIAQVLNRLPVLVQREGVIVNRVVPNMLMYVNLYSKDKNTDMKFLFNFAGVNMLPELQRINGIGRANLLGSRQYAMRVWLKPDRMRAYKISVDDVMKSIGDQSVIGSPGRIGRSDGGRAEALEYVLSYKGRFNDADEYKNIVLRANANGEMLRLKDVANVELGSEFYDIYSNLDGYPSAAMVLKQTYGSNASDVIAQVKAKLEEMKKTSFPPGMDYKISYDVSNFLDASTENVIHTLRDAFILVALVVFLFLGDWRSTLIPIIAVPVSLIGAFAAMQAFGLTINMITLFALVLAIGIVVDNAIVVVEAVHVKMEEKHLSPFGAVQEVVGEISGAIIAITILMTAVFVPVAFMSGPVGIFYRQFSITMATAIIISGVVALTLTPVLCAMLLKNTHGQPRSKNPLNRFLDWFNRGFDRLTKSYTGLLQKVVDKRLVTLAMLGAFLAGIYFISLNLPTGFIPSEDQGMLYAIVQTPPGSTLERTYAISERLQQLAKDVPGIQSISTLAGYEVLTEGRGSNAGTCLINLKPWSERKESIHDVVAALEIKAKEIPGANIEFFEPPAVPGYGAAGGFQLQLLDKTNTGDYKALEKVNNEFLANLKKRKELAGLFTFYSAKYPQYELEIDNDLAMQKGVDIGNAMNTLSIMIGSTYEQGFIKYQRFFKVYVQAAPQYRRLPEDVLNMWAKNDKGEMVPFSAFMKIVKTQGANEINRYNMYTTGSIRGDAAQGYSSGEAIKAVQEVAAKTLPRGYDIDWGGLSKDEVGRGNEAVVIFLIVLAFVYLVLAAQYESFLLPLVVILSLPTGVFGSFLLLKTMGLANNIYAQVGLVMLVGLLGKNAVLIVEVAVQNHERGMSIRDAAIEGARARFRPILMTSFAFIAGLIPLVLATGAGANGNRTIGTAALGGMLFGTVFGVIIIPGLYFLFGTIGAGRKLIDDENEYPISEGLEPRVLVEEELEAHA